One region of Drosophila subobscura isolate 14011-0131.10 chromosome J, UCBerk_Dsub_1.0, whole genome shotgun sequence genomic DNA includes:
- the LOC117894373 gene encoding acyl-CoA Delta(11) desaturase, which yields MPPNSRATGTTGVLYEGDTAPPTSVIQALKKGGPDPNHKLELAWLNITLFTILHVSSVYGLWLLFTAAKWQTFLLFPAALVLTIVGISGGAHRLWAHRTFKANTPLRLIFMFLNTLAFQDAVYYWARDHRLHHKYSETDADPYNSQRGWFFSHIGWLCCKKHPDVTLKGREIDLSDLRNDKLVMFQKKHYLILMPLICFVLPTVVPMYYWGESLNCAWHCFTLLRWCASLNIVWLVNSSAHMYGKRPYDKNIAPTNEAFLMWFRVGEGYHNYHHVFPWDYKSAELGKYSRDATTYFIDFFARIGWAYDLKSVSTEVLRQRITRTGDGTHPVWGWGDKDQPQEDVDSTTITHRRKETAADS from the coding sequence ATGCCACCCAATAGCCGCGCCACAGGCACCACGGGAGTGCTCTACGAGGGCGACACCGCACCGCCAACGAGCGTGATTCAAGCTCTGAAGAAGGGCGGACCCGATCCGAATCacaagctggagctggcgtGGCTGAATATTACGCTCTTTACGATCCTCCACGTGTCCTCGGTGTACggtttgtggctgctcttcACAGCCGCCAAGTGGCAGACATTTCTGCTGTTTCCGGCAGCGCTGGTGCTGACCATCGTTGGGATATCCGGCGGTGCACATCGCCTGTGGGCGCATCGCACCTTCAAGGCGAACACGCCGCTGCGGTTGATCTTTATGTTCCTGAACACGTTGGCCTTCCAGGATGCGGTGTACTATTGGGCACGCGACCATCGGCTGCACCACAAGTACTCGGAGACGGACGCGGATCCGTATAACTCGCAGCGCGGTTGGTTCTTCTCCCACATCGGTTGGCTGTGCTGCAAGAAGCATCCGGATGTCACGCTCAAGGGCCGGGAGATTGATCTCTCGGATCTGCGCAACGACAAGCTGGTGATGTTCCAGAAGAAGCACTACCTGATCCTCATGCCACTCATTTGCTTCGTGCTGCCCACCGTCGTGCCGATGTACTACTGGGGCGAGTCCCTCAACTGCGCCTGGCACTGCTTCACGCTGCTGCGCTGGTGCGCCAGCCTCAACATTGTGTGGCTGGTCAACAGCTCCGCGCACATGTACGGCAAGCGGCCGTACGACAAGAACATTGCACCCACCAACGAGGCATTCCTGATGTGGTTCCGCGTGGGCGAGGGCTACCACAACTACCATCACGTCTTCCCCTGGGACTACAAGAGCGCCGAGCTGGGCAAGTACTCGCGGGATGCCACCACCTACTTTATTGACTTCTTCGCCCGCATTGGCTGGGCCTATGACCTCAAGAGCGTCTCCACGGAGGTGCTGCGTCAGCGCATCACACGCACCGGCGATGGCACACATCCCGTGTGGGGCTGGGGCGACAAGGATCAGCCGCAGGAGGATGTGGACAGCACCACCATAACGCACAGGCGCAAGGAAACTGCAGCCGACAGTTGA